DNA sequence from the Cronobacter turicensis z3032 genome:
ACGGCGCGCGTACTGGATCTGGCATCCCCGATCGGCCGCGGTCAGCGTGGTCTTATCGTGGCGCCGCCGAAAGCGGGTAAAACCATGCTGCTGCAGAACATCGCGCAGAGCATCGCCTATAACCATCCGGATTGCGTCCTGATGGTACTGCTCATCGACGAACGTCCGGAAGAAGTAACCGAGATGCAGCGTCTGGTGAAAGGCGAAGTGGTTGCGTCCACGTTTGACGAACCGGCTTCCCGCCACGTTCAGGTCGCCGAGATGGTTATCGAGAAGGCCAAGCGCCTGGTCGAGCACAAAAAAGACGTTATCATTCTGCTCGACTCCATCACCCGTCTGGCGCGCGCTTACAACACCGTCGTGCCGGCCTCCGGCAAAGTACTGACCGGTGGTGTGGACGCGAACGCCTTGCATCGTCCGAAGCGTTTCTTCGGTGCGGCGCGTAACGTGGAAGAGGGCGGCAGCCTGACCATCATTGCGACTGCTCTGATTGATACCGGCTCGAAAATGGATGAAGTTATCTACGAAGAGTTTAAAGGCACCGGTAACATGGAACTGCACCTCTCTCGTAAGATCGCGGAAAAACGCGTCTTCCCGGCTATCGATTACAACCGTTCCGGTACCCGTAAAGAAGAGCTGCTGACGACTCAGGAAGAACTGCAGAAAATGTGGATCCTGCGTAAAATTATTCACCCGATGGGTGAGATCGACGCGATGGAATTCCTCATTAATAAACTGGCGATGACCAAAACTAACGACG
Encoded proteins:
- the rho gene encoding Transcription termination factor rho, which gives rise to MNLTELKNTPVSELITLGENMGLENLARMRKQDIIFAILKQHAKSGEDIFGDGVLEILQDGFGFLRSADSSYLAGPDDIYVSPSQIRRFNLRTGDTISGKIRPPKEGERYFALLKVNEVNFDKPENARNKILFENLTPLHANSRLRMERGNGSTEDLTARVLDLASPIGRGQRGLIVAPPKAGKTMLLQNIAQSIAYNHPDCVLMVLLIDERPEEVTEMQRLVKGEVVASTFDEPASRHVQVAEMVIEKAKRLVEHKKDVIILLDSITRLARAYNTVVPASGKVLTGGVDANALHRPKRFFGAARNVEEGGSLTIIATALIDTGSKMDEVIYEEFKGTGNMELHLSRKIAEKRVFPAIDYNRSGTRKEELLTTQEELQKMWILRKIIHPMGEIDAMEFLINKLAMTKTNDEFFDMMKRS